A part of Dreissena polymorpha isolate Duluth1 chromosome 13, UMN_Dpol_1.0, whole genome shotgun sequence genomic DNA contains:
- the LOC127855525 gene encoding uncharacterized protein LOC127855525 isoform X43 gives MRTLLLISALTITRLISTALIAAASTDSTSTVLTSTTVQPTEASTDSTSTVLTSTIVQPTEASTDSTSTVLTSTTVQPVAAASTDSTSTVLTSTTVQPTEASTDSTSTVLTRTTVQPTESSTDSTSTVLKSTTVQPAAASTNSTSTVLTSSTVQPTEASTDSTSTVLTRTTVQPATASTDSASTVLTSTTVQPTEASTDSTSTVLTSTTVQPTEARTDSTSTVLTSTTVQPTEASTDSTSTVLTSTTVQPTEASTDSTSTVLKSTTVQPAAASTDSTSTVLTSSTVQPTEASTDSTSTVLTRTTVQPAAASTDSTSTVLAITTVQPAATITDSTSTVLTSTIVHPAAASTDSTSTVLASTTVQPAAASNDSTSTGLKSTTAQPAAASTDSTSTMLKSTTAQPASASTNSTSTVLTSTTVQPTAASTVSTSTILTSTTVQHVAPASTDSTSTVLTSTTVQPAAASTDSTSTMLKSTTAQPASASTNSTSTVLTSTTVQPTAASTVSTSTILTSTTVQHVAPASTDSTSTVLTSTTVQPAAASTDSTSTMLKSTTAQPAAASTSVTTISNGCRKRAVEEGECVANAECVKEGDAYLCKCKQGFVNQSSQCNKEEMSWGQNRGTSGRSFIVAYWLLIVTACVHLVQTVP, from the exons ATGAGGACCCTGCTGCTTATAAGTGCACTGACCATCACCCGCTTGATTTCTACAGCTTTAATAG CAGCagcaagtactgattctacatcAACAGTGCTCACAAGTACAACTGTGCAACCTACAGAagcaagtactgattctacatcAACAGTGCTCACAAGTACAATTGTGCAACCTACAGAAGCAAGCACTGATTCTACATCAACAGTGCTCACAAGTACAACTGTGCAACCTGTAGCAGCagcaagtactgattctacatcAACAGTGCTCACAAGTACAACTGTGCAAC CTACAGAagcaagtactgattctacatcAACAGTGCTCACAAGAACAACTGTGCAACCTACAGAatcaagtactgattctacatcTACAGTGCTCAAAAGTACAACTGTGCAACCTGCAGCAGCCAGTACTAATTCTACATCAACAGTGCTCACAAGTTCAACTGTGCAACCTACAGAagcaagtactgattctacatcAACAGTGCTCACACGTACAACTGTGCAACCTGCAACAGCAAGTACTGATTCTGCATCAACAGTGCTCACAAGTACAACTGTGCAACCTACAGAagcaagtactgattctacatcAACAGTGCTCACAAGTACAACTGTGCAACCTACGGAAGCACGTACTGATTCTACATCAACAGTGCTCACAAGTACAACTGTGCAACCTACAGAagcaagtactgattctacatcAACAGTGCTCACAAGTACAACTGTGCAACCTACAGAagcaagtactgattctacatcTACAGTGCTCAAAAGTACAACTGTGCAACCTGCAGCAGCCAGTACTGATTCTACATCAACAGTGCTCACAAGTTCAACTGTGCAACCTACAGAagcaagtactgattctacatcAACAGTGCTGACTCGTACAACTGTGCAACCTGCAGCagcaagtactgattctacatcAACAGTGCTCGCAATAACAACTGTGCAACCTGCAGCAACAATTACTGATTCTACATCAACAGTGCTCACAAGCACAATTGTGCATCCTGCTGCAGCAAGTACAGATTCTACATCAACAGTGCTCGCAAGTACAACTGTGCAACCTGCAGCAGCAAGTAATGATTCTACATCAACAGGTCTCAAAAGCACAACTGCGCAACCTGCAGCagcaagtactgattctacatcAACAATGCTCAAAAGCACAACTGCGCAACCTGCATCAGCAAGTACCAATTCTACATCAACAGTGCTCACAAGTACAACTGTGCAACCTACAGCAGCAAGTACTGTTTCGACATCAACAATTCTCACAAGTACAACTGTGCAACATGTAGCACCagcaagtactgattctacatcAACAGTGCTCACAAGCACAACTGTGCAAC CTGCAGCagcaagtactgattctacatcAACAATGCTCAAAAGCACAACTGCGCAACCTGCATCAGCAAGTACCAATTCTACATCAACAGTGCTCACAAGTACAACTGTGCAACCTACAGCAGCAAGTACTGTTTCGACATCAACAATTCTCACAAGTACAACTGTGCAACATGTAGCACCagcaagtactgattctacatcAACAGTGCTCACAAGCACAACTGTGCAAC CTGCAGCagcaagtactgattctacatcAACAATGCTCAAAAGCACAACTGCGCAACCTGCAGCAGCAAGTACGTCAGTAACAACGATTTCTAACGGCTGTCGGAAGAGAGCGGTCGAAGAGGGCGAGTGTGTGGCTAACGCTGAGTGTGTAAAAGAAGGGGACGCATACTTGTGCAAATGTAAGCAAGGATTCGTAAATCAATCATCGCAGTGTAACAAAGAag agATGTCATGGGGCCAAAACAGAGGAACTTCTGGTAGATCCTTCATTGTTGCGTACTGGTTATTGATTGTAACTGCATGCGTACATCTTGTTCAGACAGTACCATAG
- the LOC127855525 gene encoding uncharacterized protein LOC127855525 isoform X40, with translation MRTLLLISALTITRLISTALIAAASTDSTSTVLTSTTVQPTEASTDSTSTVLTSTIVQPTEASTDSTSTVLTSTTVQPTEASTDSTSTVLTSTTVQPTEASTDSTSTVLTSTTVQPTEASTDSTSTVLTRTTVQPTESSTDSTSTVLKSTTVQPAAASTNSTSTVLTSSTVQPTEASTDSTSTVLTRTTVQPATASTDSASTVLTSTTVQPTEASTDSTSTVLTSTTVQPTEARTDSTSTVLTSTTVQPTEASTDSTSTVLTSTTVQPTEASTDSTSTVLKSTTVQPAAASTDSTSTVLTSSTVQPTEASTDSTSTVLTRTTVQPAAASTDSTSTVLAITTVQPAATITDSTSTVLTSTIVHPAAASTDSTSTVLASTTVQPAAASNDSTSTGLKSTTAQPAAASTDSTSTMLKSTTAQPASASTNSTSTVLTSTTVQPTAASTVSTSTILTSTTVQHVAPASTDSTSTVLTSTTVQPAAASTDSTSTMLKSTTAQPASASTNSTSTVLTSTTVQPTAASTVSTSTILTSTTVQHVAPASTDSTSTVLTSTTVQPAAASTDSTSTMLKSTTAQPAAASTSVTTISNGCRKRAVEEGECVANAECVKEGDAYLCKCKQGFVNQSSQCNKEEMSWGQNRGTSGRSFIVAYWLLIVTACVHLVQTVP, from the exons ATGAGGACCCTGCTGCTTATAAGTGCACTGACCATCACCCGCTTGATTTCTACAGCTTTAATAG CAGCagcaagtactgattctacatcAACAGTGCTCACAAGTACAACTGTGCAACCTACAGAagcaagtactgattctacatcAACAGTGCTCACAAGTACAATTGTGCAACCTACAGAAGCAAGCACTGATTCTACATCAACAGTGCTCACAAGTACAACTGTGCAAC CTACAGAAGCAAGCACTGATTCTACATCAACAGTGCTCACAAGTACAACTGTGCAAC CTACAGAAGCAAGTACTGATTCCACATCAACAGTGCTCACAAGTACAACTGTGCAACCTACAGAagcaagtactgattctacatcAACAGTGCTCACAAGAACAACTGTGCAACCTACAGAatcaagtactgattctacatcTACAGTGCTCAAAAGTACAACTGTGCAACCTGCAGCAGCCAGTACTAATTCTACATCAACAGTGCTCACAAGTTCAACTGTGCAACCTACAGAagcaagtactgattctacatcAACAGTGCTCACACGTACAACTGTGCAACCTGCAACAGCAAGTACTGATTCTGCATCAACAGTGCTCACAAGTACAACTGTGCAACCTACAGAagcaagtactgattctacatcAACAGTGCTCACAAGTACAACTGTGCAACCTACGGAAGCACGTACTGATTCTACATCAACAGTGCTCACAAGTACAACTGTGCAACCTACAGAagcaagtactgattctacatcAACAGTGCTCACAAGTACAACTGTGCAACCTACAGAagcaagtactgattctacatcTACAGTGCTCAAAAGTACAACTGTGCAACCTGCAGCAGCCAGTACTGATTCTACATCAACAGTGCTCACAAGTTCAACTGTGCAACCTACAGAagcaagtactgattctacatcAACAGTGCTGACTCGTACAACTGTGCAACCTGCAGCagcaagtactgattctacatcAACAGTGCTCGCAATAACAACTGTGCAACCTGCAGCAACAATTACTGATTCTACATCAACAGTGCTCACAAGCACAATTGTGCATCCTGCTGCAGCAAGTACAGATTCTACATCAACAGTGCTCGCAAGTACAACTGTGCAACCTGCAGCAGCAAGTAATGATTCTACATCAACAGGTCTCAAAAGCACAACTGCGCAACCTGCAGCagcaagtactgattctacatcAACAATGCTCAAAAGCACAACTGCGCAACCTGCATCAGCAAGTACCAATTCTACATCAACAGTGCTCACAAGTACAACTGTGCAACCTACAGCAGCAAGTACTGTTTCGACATCAACAATTCTCACAAGTACAACTGTGCAACATGTAGCACCagcaagtactgattctacatcAACAGTGCTCACAAGCACAACTGTGCAAC CTGCAGCagcaagtactgattctacatcAACAATGCTCAAAAGCACAACTGCGCAACCTGCATCAGCAAGTACCAATTCTACATCAACAGTGCTCACAAGTACAACTGTGCAACCTACAGCAGCAAGTACTGTTTCGACATCAACAATTCTCACAAGTACAACTGTGCAACATGTAGCACCagcaagtactgattctacatcAACAGTGCTCACAAGCACAACTGTGCAAC CTGCAGCagcaagtactgattctacatcAACAATGCTCAAAAGCACAACTGCGCAACCTGCAGCAGCAAGTACGTCAGTAACAACGATTTCTAACGGCTGTCGGAAGAGAGCGGTCGAAGAGGGCGAGTGTGTGGCTAACGCTGAGTGTGTAAAAGAAGGGGACGCATACTTGTGCAAATGTAAGCAAGGATTCGTAAATCAATCATCGCAGTGTAACAAAGAag agATGTCATGGGGCCAAAACAGAGGAACTTCTGGTAGATCCTTCATTGTTGCGTACTGGTTATTGATTGTAACTGCATGCGTACATCTTGTTCAGACAGTACCATAG
- the LOC127855525 gene encoding uncharacterized protein LOC127855525 isoform X8, whose product MRTLLLISALTITRLISTALIAAASTDSTSTVLTSTTVQPTEASTDSTSTVLTSTIVQPTEASTDSTSTVLTSTTVQPVAAASTDSTSTVLTSTTVQPTEASTDSTSTVLTSTTVQPEEARTDSTSTVLTSTTVQPTEASTDSTSTVLTSTTVQPTEASTDSTSTVLTRTTVQPTESSTDSTSTVLKSTTVQPAAASTNSTSTVLTSSTVQPTEASTDSTSTVLTRTTVQPATASTDSASTVLTSTTVQPTEASTDSTSTVLTSTTVQPTEARTDSTSTVLTSTTVQPTEASTDSTSTVLTSTTVQPTEASTDSTSTVLKSTTVQPAAASTDSTSTVLTSSTVQPTEASTDSTSTVLTRTTVQPAAASTDSTSTVLAITTVQPAATITDSTSTVLTSTIVHPAAASTDSTSTVLASTTVQPAAASNDSTSTGLKSTTAQPAAASTDSTSTMLKSTTAQPASASTNSTSTVLTSTTVQPTAASTVSTSTILTSTTVQHVAPASTDSTSTVLTSTTVQPAAASTDSTSTMLKSTTAQPASASTNSTSTVLTSTTVQPTAASTVSTSTILTSTTVQHVAPASTDSTSTVLTSTTVQPAAASTDSTSTMLKSTTAQPAAASTSVTTISNGCRKRAVEEGECVANAECVKEGDAYLCKCKQGFVNQSSQCNKEEMSWGQNRGTSGRSFIVAYWLLIVTACVHLVQTVP is encoded by the exons ATGAGGACCCTGCTGCTTATAAGTGCACTGACCATCACCCGCTTGATTTCTACAGCTTTAATAG CAGCagcaagtactgattctacatcAACAGTGCTCACAAGTACAACTGTGCAACCTACAGAagcaagtactgattctacatcAACAGTGCTCACAAGTACAATTGTGCAACCTACAGAAGCAAGCACTGATTCTACATCAACAGTGCTCACAAGTACAACTGTGCAACCTGTAGCAGCagcaagtactgattctacatcAACAGTGCTCACAAGTACAACTGTGCAAC CTACAGAAGCAAGCACTGATTCTACATCAACAGTGCTCACAAGTACAACTGTGCAACCTGAAGAAGCACGTACTGATTCTACATCAACAGTGCTCACAAGTACAACTGTGCAACCTACAGAAGCAAGTACTGATTCCACATCAACAGTGCTCACAAGTACAACTGTGCAACCTACAGAagcaagtactgattctacatcAACAGTGCTCACAAGAACAACTGTGCAACCTACAGAatcaagtactgattctacatcTACAGTGCTCAAAAGTACAACTGTGCAACCTGCAGCAGCCAGTACTAATTCTACATCAACAGTGCTCACAAGTTCAACTGTGCAACCTACAGAagcaagtactgattctacatcAACAGTGCTCACACGTACAACTGTGCAACCTGCAACAGCAAGTACTGATTCTGCATCAACAGTGCTCACAAGTACAACTGTGCAACCTACAGAagcaagtactgattctacatcAACAGTGCTCACAAGTACAACTGTGCAACCTACGGAAGCACGTACTGATTCTACATCAACAGTGCTCACAAGTACAACTGTGCAACCTACAGAagcaagtactgattctacatcAACAGTGCTCACAAGTACAACTGTGCAACCTACAGAagcaagtactgattctacatcTACAGTGCTCAAAAGTACAACTGTGCAACCTGCAGCAGCCAGTACTGATTCTACATCAACAGTGCTCACAAGTTCAACTGTGCAACCTACAGAagcaagtactgattctacatcAACAGTGCTGACTCGTACAACTGTGCAACCTGCAGCagcaagtactgattctacatcAACAGTGCTCGCAATAACAACTGTGCAACCTGCAGCAACAATTACTGATTCTACATCAACAGTGCTCACAAGCACAATTGTGCATCCTGCTGCAGCAAGTACAGATTCTACATCAACAGTGCTCGCAAGTACAACTGTGCAACCTGCAGCAGCAAGTAATGATTCTACATCAACAGGTCTCAAAAGCACAACTGCGCAACCTGCAGCagcaagtactgattctacatcAACAATGCTCAAAAGCACAACTGCGCAACCTGCATCAGCAAGTACCAATTCTACATCAACAGTGCTCACAAGTACAACTGTGCAACCTACAGCAGCAAGTACTGTTTCGACATCAACAATTCTCACAAGTACAACTGTGCAACATGTAGCACCagcaagtactgattctacatcAACAGTGCTCACAAGCACAACTGTGCAAC CTGCAGCagcaagtactgattctacatcAACAATGCTCAAAAGCACAACTGCGCAACCTGCATCAGCAAGTACCAATTCTACATCAACAGTGCTCACAAGTACAACTGTGCAACCTACAGCAGCAAGTACTGTTTCGACATCAACAATTCTCACAAGTACAACTGTGCAACATGTAGCACCagcaagtactgattctacatcAACAGTGCTCACAAGCACAACTGTGCAAC CTGCAGCagcaagtactgattctacatcAACAATGCTCAAAAGCACAACTGCGCAACCTGCAGCAGCAAGTACGTCAGTAACAACGATTTCTAACGGCTGTCGGAAGAGAGCGGTCGAAGAGGGCGAGTGTGTGGCTAACGCTGAGTGTGTAAAAGAAGGGGACGCATACTTGTGCAAATGTAAGCAAGGATTCGTAAATCAATCATCGCAGTGTAACAAAGAag agATGTCATGGGGCCAAAACAGAGGAACTTCTGGTAGATCCTTCATTGTTGCGTACTGGTTATTGATTGTAACTGCATGCGTACATCTTGTTCAGACAGTACCATAG
- the LOC127855525 gene encoding uncharacterized protein LOC127855525 isoform X47 produces the protein MRTLLLISALTITRLISTALIAAASTDSTSTVLTSTTVQPTEASTDSTSTVLTSTIVQPTEASTDSTSTVLTSTTVQPVAAASTDSTSTVLTSTTVQPTEASTDSTSTVLTSTIVQPTEASTDSTSTVLTSTTVQPEEARTDSTSTVLTSTTVQPTEASTDSTSTVLTSTTVQPTEASTDSTSTVLTRTTVQPTESSTDSTSTVLKSTTVQPAAASTNSTSTVLTSSTVQPTEASTDSTSTVLTRTTVQPATASTDSASTVLTSTTVQPTEASTDSTSTVLTSTTVQPTEARTDSTSTVLTSTTVQPTEASTDSTSTVLTSTTVQPTAASTVSTSTILTSTTVQHVAPASTDSTSTVLTSTTVQPAAASTSVTTISNGCRKRAVEEGECVANAECVKEGDAYLCKCKQGFVNQSSQCNKEEMSWGQNRGTSGRSFIVAYWLLIVTACVHLVQTVP, from the exons ATGAGGACCCTGCTGCTTATAAGTGCACTGACCATCACCCGCTTGATTTCTACAGCTTTAATAG CAGCagcaagtactgattctacatcAACAGTGCTCACAAGTACAACTGTGCAACCTACAGAagcaagtactgattctacatcAACAGTGCTCACAAGTACAATTGTGCAACCTACAGAAGCAAGCACTGATTCTACATCAACAGTGCTCACAAGTACAACTGTGCAACCTGTAGCAGCagcaagtactgattctacatcAACAGTGCTCACAAGTACAACTGTGCAACCTACAGAagcaagtactgattctacatcAACAGTGCTCACAAGTACAATTGTGCAACCTACAGAAGCAAGCACTGATTCTACATCAACAGTGCTCACAAGTACAACTGTGCAACCTGAAGAAGCACGTACTGATTCTACATCAACAGTGCTCACAAGTACAACTGTGCAACCTACAGAAGCAAGTACTGATTCCACATCAACAGTGCTCACAAGTACAACTGTGCAACCTACAGAagcaagtactgattctacatcAACAGTGCTCACAAGAACAACTGTGCAACCTACAGAatcaagtactgattctacatcTACAGTGCTCAAAAGTACAACTGTGCAACCTGCAGCAGCCAGTACTAATTCTACATCAACAGTGCTCACAAGTTCAACTGTGCAACCTACAGAagcaagtactgattctacatcAACAGTGCTCACACGTACAACTGTGCAACCTGCAACAGCAAGTACTGATTCTGCATCAACAGTGCTCACAAGTACAACTGTGCAACCTACAGAagcaagtactgattctacatcAACAGTGCTCACAAGTACAACTGTGCAACCTACGGAAGCACGTACTGATTCTACATCAACAGTGCTCACAAGTACAACTGTGCAACCTACAGAagcaagtactgattctacatcAACAGTGCTCACAAGTACAACTGTGCAAC CTACAGCAGCAAGTACTGTTTCGACATCAACAATTCTCACAAGTACAACTGTGCAACATGTAGCACCagcaagtactgattctacatcAACAGTGCTCACAAGCACAACTGTGCAAC CTGCAGCAGCAAGTACGTCAGTAACAACGATTTCTAACGGCTGTCGGAAGAGAGCGGTCGAAGAGGGCGAGTGTGTGGCTAACGCTGAGTGTGTAAAAGAAGGGGACGCATACTTGTGCAAATGTAAGCAAGGATTCGTAAATCAATCATCGCAGTGTAACAAAGAag agATGTCATGGGGCCAAAACAGAGGAACTTCTGGTAGATCCTTCATTGTTGCGTACTGGTTATTGATTGTAACTGCATGCGTACATCTTGTTCAGACAGTACCATAG
- the LOC127855525 gene encoding uncharacterized protein LOC127855525 isoform X49, translating to MRTLLLISALTITRLISTALIAAASTDSTSTVLTSTTVQPTEASTDSTSTVLTSTIVQPTEASTDSTSTVLTSTTVQPVAAASTDSTSTVLTSTTVQPTEASTDSTSTVLTSTIVQPTEASTDSTSTVLTSTTVQPEEARTDSTSTVLTSTTVQPTEASTDSTSTVLTSTTVQPTEASTDSTSTVLTRTTVQPTESSTDSTSTVLKSTTVQPAAASTNSTSTVLTSSTVQPTEASTDSTSTVLTRTTVQPATASTDSASTVLTSTTVQPTEASTDSTSTVLTSTTVQPTAASTVSTSTILTSTTVQHVAPASTDSTSTVLTSTTVQPAAASTSVTTISNGCRKRAVEEGECVANAECVKEGDAYLCKCKQGFVNQSSQCNKEEMSWGQNRGTSGRSFIVAYWLLIVTACVHLVQTVP from the exons ATGAGGACCCTGCTGCTTATAAGTGCACTGACCATCACCCGCTTGATTTCTACAGCTTTAATAG CAGCagcaagtactgattctacatcAACAGTGCTCACAAGTACAACTGTGCAACCTACAGAagcaagtactgattctacatcAACAGTGCTCACAAGTACAATTGTGCAACCTACAGAAGCAAGCACTGATTCTACATCAACAGTGCTCACAAGTACAACTGTGCAACCTGTAGCAGCagcaagtactgattctacatcAACAGTGCTCACAAGTACAACTGTGCAACCTACAGAagcaagtactgattctacatcAACAGTGCTCACAAGTACAATTGTGCAACCTACAGAAGCAAGCACTGATTCTACATCAACAGTGCTCACAAGTACAACTGTGCAACCTGAAGAAGCACGTACTGATTCTACATCAACAGTGCTCACAAGTACAACTGTGCAACCTACAGAAGCAAGTACTGATTCCACATCAACAGTGCTCACAAGTACAACTGTGCAACCTACAGAagcaagtactgattctacatcAACAGTGCTCACAAGAACAACTGTGCAACCTACAGAatcaagtactgattctacatcTACAGTGCTCAAAAGTACAACTGTGCAACCTGCAGCAGCCAGTACTAATTCTACATCAACAGTGCTCACAAGTTCAACTGTGCAACCTACAGAagcaagtactgattctacatcAACAGTGCTCACACGTACAACTGTGCAACCTGCAACAGCAAGTACTGATTCTGCATCAACAGTGCTCACAAGTACAACTGTGCAACCTACAGAagcaagtactgattctacatcAACAGTGCTCACAAGTACAACTGTGCAAC CTACAGCAGCAAGTACTGTTTCGACATCAACAATTCTCACAAGTACAACTGTGCAACATGTAGCACCagcaagtactgattctacatcAACAGTGCTCACAAGCACAACTGTGCAAC CTGCAGCAGCAAGTACGTCAGTAACAACGATTTCTAACGGCTGTCGGAAGAGAGCGGTCGAAGAGGGCGAGTGTGTGGCTAACGCTGAGTGTGTAAAAGAAGGGGACGCATACTTGTGCAAATGTAAGCAAGGATTCGTAAATCAATCATCGCAGTGTAACAAAGAag agATGTCATGGGGCCAAAACAGAGGAACTTCTGGTAGATCCTTCATTGTTGCGTACTGGTTATTGATTGTAACTGCATGCGTACATCTTGTTCAGACAGTACCATAG
- the LOC127855525 gene encoding uncharacterized protein LOC127855525 isoform X23 yields MRTLLLISALTITRLISTALIAAASTDSTSTVLTSTTVQPTEASTDSTSTVLTSTIVQPTEASTDSTSTVLTSTTVQPVAAASTDSTSTVLTSTTVQPTEASTDSTSTVLTSTTVQPTEASTDSTSTVLTSTTVQPTEASTDSTSTVLTRTTVQPTESSTDSTSTVLKSTTVQPAAASTNSTSTVLTSSTVQPTEASTDSTSTVLTRTTVQPATASTDSASTVLTSTTVQPTEASTDSTSTVLTSTTVQPTEARTDSTSTVLTSTTVQPTEASTDSTSTVLTSTTVQPTEASTDSTSTVLKSTTVQPAAASTDSTSTVLTSSTVQPTEASTDSTSTVLTRTTVQPAAASTDSTSTVLAITTVQPAATITDSTSTVLTSTIVHPAAASTDSTSTVLASTTVQPAAASNDSTSTGLKSTTAQPAAASTDSTSTMLKSTTAQPASASTNSTSTVLTSTTVQPTAASTVSTSTILTSTTVQHVAPASTDSTSTVLTSTTVQPAAASTDSTSTMLKSTTAQPASASTNSTSTVLTSTTVQPTAASTVSTSTILTSTTVQHVAPASTDSTSTVLTSTTVQPAAASTDSTSTMLKSTTAQPAAASTSVTTISNGCRKRAVEEGECVANAECVKEGDAYLCKCKQGFVNQSSQCNKEEMSWGQNRGTSGRSFIVAYWLLIVTACVHLVQTVP; encoded by the exons ATGAGGACCCTGCTGCTTATAAGTGCACTGACCATCACCCGCTTGATTTCTACAGCTTTAATAG CAGCagcaagtactgattctacatcAACAGTGCTCACAAGTACAACTGTGCAACCTACAGAagcaagtactgattctacatcAACAGTGCTCACAAGTACAATTGTGCAACCTACAGAAGCAAGCACTGATTCTACATCAACAGTGCTCACAAGTACAACTGTGCAACCTGTAGCAGCagcaagtactgattctacatcAACAGTGCTCACAAGTACAACTGTGCAAC CTACAGAAGCAAGCACTGATTCTACATCAACAGTGCTCACAAGTACAACTGTGCAAC CTACAGAAGCAAGTACTGATTCCACATCAACAGTGCTCACAAGTACAACTGTGCAACCTACAGAagcaagtactgattctacatcAACAGTGCTCACAAGAACAACTGTGCAACCTACAGAatcaagtactgattctacatcTACAGTGCTCAAAAGTACAACTGTGCAACCTGCAGCAGCCAGTACTAATTCTACATCAACAGTGCTCACAAGTTCAACTGTGCAACCTACAGAagcaagtactgattctacatcAACAGTGCTCACACGTACAACTGTGCAACCTGCAACAGCAAGTACTGATTCTGCATCAACAGTGCTCACAAGTACAACTGTGCAACCTACAGAagcaagtactgattctacatcAACAGTGCTCACAAGTACAACTGTGCAACCTACGGAAGCACGTACTGATTCTACATCAACAGTGCTCACAAGTACAACTGTGCAACCTACAGAagcaagtactgattctacatcAACAGTGCTCACAAGTACAACTGTGCAACCTACAGAagcaagtactgattctacatcTACAGTGCTCAAAAGTACAACTGTGCAACCTGCAGCAGCCAGTACTGATTCTACATCAACAGTGCTCACAAGTTCAACTGTGCAACCTACAGAagcaagtactgattctacatcAACAGTGCTGACTCGTACAACTGTGCAACCTGCAGCagcaagtactgattctacatcAACAGTGCTCGCAATAACAACTGTGCAACCTGCAGCAACAATTACTGATTCTACATCAACAGTGCTCACAAGCACAATTGTGCATCCTGCTGCAGCAAGTACAGATTCTACATCAACAGTGCTCGCAAGTACAACTGTGCAACCTGCAGCAGCAAGTAATGATTCTACATCAACAGGTCTCAAAAGCACAACTGCGCAACCTGCAGCagcaagtactgattctacatcAACAATGCTCAAAAGCACAACTGCGCAACCTGCATCAGCAAGTACCAATTCTACATCAACAGTGCTCACAAGTACAACTGTGCAACCTACAGCAGCAAGTACTGTTTCGACATCAACAATTCTCACAAGTACAACTGTGCAACATGTAGCACCagcaagtactgattctacatcAACAGTGCTCACAAGCACAACTGTGCAAC CTGCAGCagcaagtactgattctacatcAACAATGCTCAAAAGCACAACTGCGCAACCTGCATCAGCAAGTACCAATTCTACATCAACAGTGCTCACAAGTACAACTGTGCAACCTACAGCAGCAAGTACTGTTTCGACATCAACAATTCTCACAAGTACAACTGTGCAACATGTAGCACCagcaagtactgattctacatcAACAGTGCTCACAAGCACAACTGTGCAAC CTGCAGCagcaagtactgattctacatcAACAATGCTCAAAAGCACAACTGCGCAACCTGCAGCAGCAAGTACGTCAGTAACAACGATTTCTAACGGCTGTCGGAAGAGAGCGGTCGAAGAGGGCGAGTGTGTGGCTAACGCTGAGTGTGTAAAAGAAGGGGACGCATACTTGTGCAAATGTAAGCAAGGATTCGTAAATCAATCATCGCAGTGTAACAAAGAag agATGTCATGGGGCCAAAACAGAGGAACTTCTGGTAGATCCTTCATTGTTGCGTACTGGTTATTGATTGTAACTGCATGCGTACATCTTGTTCAGACAGTACCATAG